The following coding sequences are from one Herpetosiphonaceae bacterium window:
- a CDS encoding nuclease-related domain-containing protein, whose amino-acid sequence MAVQVWIGEKPDNPNERKAIIALANGLDRLEGLYVMVANFSVGGRTIDLVILKPDAIFILELKHCDGQVFGSVNGPWKVVSKNGSTKQLNPGRKNPYNQVVSYFYSFTNFLNDHKTEIVSAQKANDVDFRAAKRVIVIVPMIEEGSQIDLDWKVQVKGLDELPTFLLTERSNGIELTDEELLRIPRLLHCEPWQELNDLIAGVMPDWTQTPSEPTPSVLPPTSHEQSARTPEAGFQAWWAALVQQFNSWQGRALTVFVLATLMLMLSNFPQMIAPETGRAGAPTVAPVPTIPEFGIGENINNGVAEVHQQHGRRWDLRQQKWLRTDAESADVLVTLETVDFNNGQIQLNWVVENRRRIAVKMALVPENIAITDNQMEYLIDPQRSEPLGQLEVQPGAKASAVVVVPQSVRANAITLRITLLQQPFGETSWIVNVPQ is encoded by the coding sequence GTGGCAGTCCAGGTCTGGATCGGCGAAAAGCCGGACAATCCAAACGAGCGTAAGGCGATCATCGCGCTCGCGAATGGACTCGATCGCCTTGAAGGGCTGTATGTGATGGTCGCCAACTTCAGCGTTGGTGGCCGCACGATCGACCTTGTTATTCTCAAGCCCGACGCGATCTTTATCCTTGAGCTGAAGCACTGCGACGGCCAGGTCTTTGGCTCGGTGAACGGGCCGTGGAAGGTCGTCAGCAAGAACGGCTCGACCAAACAGCTCAATCCGGGGCGCAAAAACCCGTACAATCAGGTCGTCTCGTACTTCTACAGCTTCACCAACTTCCTCAACGACCACAAAACCGAGATCGTCTCGGCGCAAAAAGCGAACGATGTCGATTTCCGCGCGGCCAAACGGGTGATCGTGATCGTGCCGATGATCGAAGAGGGATCGCAGATCGACCTCGACTGGAAGGTTCAGGTCAAGGGCCTCGACGAGCTGCCGACCTTTTTGCTGACGGAGCGATCAAACGGCATCGAGCTGACCGATGAGGAGCTGCTGCGGATTCCCAGGCTGCTCCACTGCGAGCCGTGGCAGGAGCTCAACGATCTGATCGCGGGCGTGATGCCCGACTGGACGCAAACGCCCTCGGAGCCGACGCCGTCGGTCCTGCCGCCCACGTCCCACGAGCAGAGCGCCCGCACGCCTGAGGCTGGCTTCCAGGCGTGGTGGGCTGCGCTCGTGCAGCAGTTCAATAGCTGGCAGGGCCGCGCGCTGACGGTATTCGTGCTGGCGACGCTGATGCTGATGCTGTCGAACTTTCCGCAGATGATCGCGCCCGAAACTGGACGAGCGGGCGCGCCCACCGTCGCGCCGGTCCCGACGATCCCTGAGTTTGGCATCGGCGAGAATATCAACAACGGCGTGGCCGAAGTACATCAGCAGCACGGTCGGCGCTGGGATCTGCGCCAGCAAAAATGGCTGCGCACCGACGCCGAGAGCGCCGATGTGCTGGTCACGCTGGAGACGGTCGATTTCAACAACGGCCAGATCCAGCTCAACTGGGTCGTCGAGAATCGCCGTCGGATCGCGGTGAAGATGGCGCTGGTTCCTGAGAATATCGCCATCACCGACAACCAGATGGAATATCTGATCGATCCGCAGCGCTCAGAGCCGCTTGGTCAGCTTGAGGTCCAGCCCGGAGCCAAAGCCAGCGCGGTGGTCGTGGTGCCCCAGTCGGTGCGCGCCAACGCGATTACGCTGCGGATCACGCTGTTGCAGCAGCCCTTCGGCGAGACAAGCTGGATCGTGAACGTGCCCCAGTAG